A window of the Gossypium hirsutum isolate 1008001.06 chromosome A05, Gossypium_hirsutum_v2.1, whole genome shotgun sequence genome harbors these coding sequences:
- the LOC107958375 gene encoding uncharacterized protein isoform X4 — translation MKPDRLLDYAVFQLSPKRSRCELFVSSNGNLEKLASGLVKPFVTHLKVAEEQVALSLQSIKLEVEKCKNAETWFTKGTLERFVRFVSTPEVLELVNTLDAEMSQLEAARRIYSEGVGDQPSGALGGDDAGTMAAADATKKELLRAIDVRLIAVQQDLATAFTRSSAAGFNPDTVSELQQFADRFGAHCLNEACTKFISLCQRRPELIGPCQSGINDQVVRASWGSDMSIDDLDEDQNGFHVNSRPHKPCQNMHQEQQLQPTTKQTQHHIDQSKLATSQQPNPSSTSQQSSHAENKEEEKKEEGVTESSPSQVSQPTRRLSVQDRINLFENKQKESSSSGGKPVAVGKSVELRRLSSDVSAAPAVAEKAVLRRWSGVSDMSIDLGNDKKDGNPDNSPLCTPSSSSVSQGKNNVFQGLSDDTEQKDEKGLSDKVNSGKVESTSGPNKAAGSGLKDPGELHLQVGNLLGKEEGVGLKGWINQKDQLGSQNGQYQSFTSKSEQVELDDQVASQQKVKGSLTGERRGLEVQSRVFPDKAVFVGVKNQLTQSQVGVFADEVGEATPEGELKNRVEAQNKEQSVRKVRLRAPGHSRTLSAQFEGGIGLKTKEAQYKSSEGDQYTTQPQLQWRSFTGEVEEVGTKDIASTEKQISKIEGSGVPKMKFKKQVAVGSEQSKKSQGRREEGGSVYANNKSVPGKKVLENEESLTTPMASVDQTPRIRQTRGNQELNDELKMKANELEKLFAEHKRRVPGDQLSSARRSKPADEQIEQEGSSQYNKPVAVDVSPLQLPDKNSTSESVGSLSNIANFCTPPTKMVNNQDCAHSLRQDFSSISFSGDSRGKFYEKYMQKRDAKLREEWSSKRAEKEAKLKAMQDILEQSRTEMKAKFSGTVDRRASISSARRQAEKGRSFNLRLQREQHPISSIQSEEDEDLPEYYGQDRSYNEASLLDGSSRSSNTKKLLPNRNASLSTPRTTAVTVPRSAAKVSNPSSGRRRAQSENPLAQSVPNFSDLRKENTKPSSGAGKVTSHFQARNYARSKSNNEEIALGKDEQSRRSQSHRKSFAGPVDVSDVPALNSDDIGLAPLKFDKEQMGQSFNDKSLKNEEAKPFLWKGNGVGPGAGVKTAKFKASETFATPNGEESDEPEFEADDSMDMANEDEEDELETMAVDDSADMENGRSRLSQESDKLDNSGSEICDSLRSPSQVDPASVAELPAPMLTTFHTAVSLQESPGESPVSWNSRMHNTYSYPQETSDIDASMDSPVGSPASWNSHPLAQTGMDAARMRKKWGSAQKPFLVANATHNQPRRDMTKGIKRLLKFGRKSRGTDSLVDWISATTSEGDDDTEDGRDTASRSSEDLRKSRMGFPQGHPSDDGYNESELFNDQAPRSFFSLSSFRSKGSDNKPR, via the exons ATGAAACCCGACAGGCTTCTTGATTATGCGGTGTTCCAATTGTCACCGAAACGTTCGAG ATGTGAATTGTTTGTTTCGAGCAACGGGAACTTGGAAAAGCTTGCTTCTGGATTAGTAAAGCCTTTTGTTACTCATTTAAAGGTGGCAGAAGAGCAGGTTGCACTGTCACTTCAATCAATTAAGCTTGAAGTtgaaaagtgtaaaaatgccgaGACTTGGTTCACAAAAGGAACACTTGAGAG GTTTGTGCGATTTGTTAGTACACCAGAGGTGTTGGAATTGGTGAACACATTGGATGCAGAGATGTCTCAGTTGGAAGCAGCTCGAAGAATATATTCAGAG GGGGTGGGAGATCAGCCTTCTGGCGCATTAG GTGGAGATGATGCAGGAACAATGGCAGCTGCTGATGCAACAAA GAAGGAGCTTTTAAGAGCTATTGATGTGCGTCTTATTGCAGTACAGCAGGACTTGGCAACAGCTTTCACTCGTTCATCTGCAGCTGGTTTTAACCCTGACACTGTGTCTGAACTCCAACAATTTGCAGATCGGTTTGGTGCTCATTGCTTGAA TGAGGCTTGTACCAAATTCATATCATTATGCCAGAGAAGACCAGAACTGATTGGCCCATGTCAATCAGGTATTAATGATCAGGTGGTTCGAGCCTCGTGGGGATCTGACATGTCAATCGATGACCTCGATGAAGACCAAAATGGGTTCCATGTTAATAGTAGGCCCCACAAACCTTGCCAAAATATGCACCAAGAACAACAACTACAACCAACCACAAAGCAGACCCAGCACCATATAGACCAATCAAAGCTAGCCACATCTCAACAGCCAAACCCTTCAAGTACTTCACAACAAAGTTCTCACGCTGAAAAcaaggaagaagagaagaaagaggaAGGGGTGACTGAGTCATCACCTAGTCAAGTCAGTCAACCGACTAGGCGGCTTAGTGTACAGGATAGAATCAATCTCTTCGAGAATAAACAGAAGGAGAGCTCAAGTTCTGGAGGCAAACCCGTTGCTGTTGGCAAATCTGTTGAACTGAGAAGACTTTCATCTGATGTATCAGCTGCTCCTGCAGTTGCTGAAAAGGCGGTGTTAAGAAGATGGAGTGGTGTGAGTGACATGAGCATTGACTTGGGTAATGATAAGAAGGATGGTAACCCAGATAATAGCCCTTTGTGCACACCCTCCTCATCTTCAGTGTCTCAAGGTAAAAACAATGTGTTTCAAGGCTTATCAGATGATACAGAACAAAAAGATGAAAAGGGTTTGAGTGACAAGGTTAATTCAGGTAAAGTGGAATCCACGAGTGGTCCTAATAAAGCAGCTGGTTCTGGGTTGAAAGATCCAGGAGAACTGCACTTGCAGGTTGGTAATCTTTTGGGGAAAGAAGAGGGTGTCGGGTTGAAGGGGTGGATAAATCAGAAGGATCAACTGGGATCACAGAACGGCCAATATCAGTCTTTTACAAGTAAGTCTGAGCAGGTTGAGCTGGATGATCAAGTTGCTTCTCAACAGAAGGTTAAGGGTTCCTTAACAGGAGAGAGGAGAGGTTTGGAGGTGCAGTCTCGAGTTTTTCCTGATAAGGCTGTGTTTGTGGGGGTTAAAAACCAGCTCACTCAGTCACAGGTTGGAGTTTTTGCAGATGAAGTGGGGGAGGCTACACCTGAGGGTGAATTAAAGAATAGAGTAGAGgctcaaaacaaagaacaatcaGTAAGAAAAGTGCGCCTTAGGGCTCCAGGTCACTCCCGAACATTATCGGCGCAGTTTGAAGGTGGTATTGGATTAAAAACAAAGGAGGCTCAGTATAAAAGCAGTGAAGGTGATCAGTACACTACTCAGCCACAGCTGCAGTGGAGATCTTTTACTGGGGAAGTTGAGGAAGTGGGAACAAAAGACATAGCATCAACTGAGAAGCAAATAAGCAAAATCGAGGGTTCTGGAGTGCCTAAGATGAAGTTTAAGAAACAGGTTGCAGTAGGATCTGAACAGAGCAAGAAGTCACAGGGTAGGAGGGAAGAAGGTGGTTCTGTTTATGCAAATAACAAGTCTGTTCCTGGTAAAAAGGTTCTTGAGAATGAAGAGAGTTTAACTACCCCAATGGCTTCAGTAGATCAAACTCCAAGGATAAGGCAGACTAGGGGAAACCAGGAGCTGAATGATGAGTTAAAAATGAAGGCAAATGAACTTGAAAAGCTTTTTGCAGAGCACAAACGTCGGGTTCCTGGTGATCAATTAAGTTCTGCAAGGAGAAGCAAGCCTGCTGATGAGCAGATTGAACAGGAAGGAAGCTCACAGTACAACAAGCCTGTGGCAGTAGATGTATCTCCTCTGCAGTTGCCTGACAAAAACTCAACATCTGAATCAGTGGGGAGCTTGAGTAATATTGCTAACTTTTGTACTCCTCCTACAAAGATGGTCAATAACCAGGACTGTGCTCATAGTTTGAGGCAGGATTTCTCTAGTATCAGCTTTTCAGGTGACTCTAGAGGAAAATTTTACGAAAAGTACATGCAAAAGAGAGATGCAAAGCTGAGGGAAGAATGGAGTTCAAAAAGGGCTGAGAAGGAAGCCAAATTGAAGGCTATGCAAGATATCCTTGAGCAAAGTAGAACTGAGATGAAGGCCAAGTTTTCTGGTACTGTTGATAGACGGGCTTCTATATCTAGTGCTCGTCGACAAGCAGAGAAAGGGAGGTCTTTCAATTTACGGTTGCAGAGGGAGCAG CATCCAATAAGTTCAATCCAGAGCGAAGAGGATGAAGATCTTCCTGAGTACTATGGACAGGATAGATCGTATAACGAGGCATCTTTACTTGATGGTTCTTCCAGGAGCTCCAACACTAAGAAGCTTTTGCCCAATAGAAATGCCTCTCTATCCACTCCTCGCACCACAGCAGTCACAGTTCCACGCTCAGCAGCTAAAGTTTCGAATCCCAGTTCTGGAAGGCGAAGAGCACAATCTGAAAATCCTCTTGCCCAGTCAGTTCCCAACTTTTCTGATCTCAGAAAAGAAAATACAAAGCCCTCTTCTGGAGCTGGCAAGGTGACGAGCCATTTCCAAGCGAGAAACTATGCTCGTAGCAAGAGTAATAATGAAGAGATTGCTCTTGGCAAGGATGAACAGTCTCGACGGTCTCAGTCCCATAGGAAAAGCTTCGCTGGTCCTGTAGATGTTTCAGATGTGCCAGCCTTGAACTCTGATGACATAGGTTTGGCACCTTTGAAATTTGATAAAGAGCAGATGGGCCAGAGCTTCAATGACAAATCTCTGAAGAATGAGGAAGCAAAGCCTTTCCTCTGGAAAGGTAATGGTGTTGGTCCTGGTGCTGGAGTAAAAACTGCAAAGTTCAAAGCATCAGAGACATTTGCGACTCCAAATGGCGAAGAATCCGATGAGCCAGAATTTGAAGCAGATGATTCTATGGATATGGCCAATGAAGACGAAGAGGACGAGCTTGAAACTATGGCTGTTGATGATTCTGCTGACATGGAAAATGGAAGATCAAGACTGAGCCAGGAATCAGATAAATTAGATAATTCGGGGTCGGAGATTTGTGATTCCTTGAGGTCTCCTTCTCAGGTTGACCCTGCATCAGTTGCCGAACTGCCTGCTCCAATGCTCACTACATTCCATACTGCAGTATCCCTGCAGGAGTCACCAGGAGAAAGTCCCGTGTCCTGGAATTCACGCATGCACAATACATATTCTTATCCCCAGGAGACTTCAGATATTGATGCCTCCATGGATTCCCCAGTTGGGAGCCCTGCATCTTGGAATTCTCACCCTCTTGCTCAAACAGGGATGGATGCTGCTCGAATGAGAAAGAAATGGGGAAGTGCTCAGAAACCATTTCTTGTTGCTAATGCAACCCATAATCAGCCACGTAGGGATATGACAAAAGGGATCAAAAGGTTATTGAAATTTGGACGAAAAAGCCGTGGGACAGACAGTTTGGTGGACTGGATATCTGCTACAACTTCTGAGGGAGATGATGACACTGAGGATGGCAGGGATACTGCAAGTCGTTCATCCGAAGACTTGAGGAAGTCGAGAATGGGATTTCCGCAGGGCCACCCTTCTGATGATGGCTACAATGAAAGTGAACTGTTCAATGATCAGG CACCGCGATCATTCTTTTCACTCTCATCATTCCGAAGCAAGGGTAGCGACAACAAGCCTAGATAA
- the LOC107958375 gene encoding uncharacterized protein isoform X3, whose translation MKPDRLLDYAVFQLSPKRSRCELFVSSNGNLEKLASGLVKPFVTHLKVAEEQVALSLQSIKLEVEKCKNAETWFTKGTLERFVRFVSTPEVLELVNTLDAEMSQLEAARRIYSEGVGDQPSGALGGDDAGTMAAADATKKELLRAIDVRLIAVQQDLATAFTRSSAAGFNPDTVSELQQFADRFGAHCLNEACTKFISLCQRRPELIGPCQSGINDQVVRASWGSDMSIDDLDEDQNGFHVNSRPHKPCQNMHQEQQLQPTTKQTQHHIDQSKLATSQQPNPSSTSQQSSHAENKEEEKKEEGVTESSPSQVSQPTRRLSVQDRINLFENKQKESSSSGGKPVAVGKSVELRRLSSDVSAAPAVAEKAVLRRWSGVSDMSIDLGNDKKDGNPDNSPLCTPSSSSVSQGKNNVFQGLSDDTEQKDEKGLSDKVNSGKVESTSGPNKAAGSGLKDPGELHLQVGNLLGKEEGVGLKGWINQKDQLGSQNGQYQSFTSKSEQVELDDQVASQQKVKGSLTGERRGLEVQSRVFPDKAVFVGVKNQLTQSQVGVFADEVGEATPEGELKNRVEAQNKEQSVRKVRLRAPGHSRTLSAQFEGGIGLKTKEAQYKSSEGDQYTTQPQLQWRSFTGEVEEVGTKDIASTEKQISKIEGSGVPKMKFKKQVAVGSEQSKKSQGRREEGGSVYANNKSVPGKKVLENEESLTTPMASVDQTPRIRQTRGNQELNDELKMKANELEKLFAEHKRRVPGDQLSSARRSKPADEQIEQEGSSQYNKPVAVDVSPLQLPDKNSTSESVGSLSNIANFCTPPTKMVNNQDCAHSLRQDFSSISFSGDSRGKFYEKYMQKRDAKLREEWSSKRAEKEAKLKAMQDILEQSRTEMKAKFSGTVDRRASISSARRQAEKGRSFNLRLQREQHPISSIQSEEDEDLPEYYGQDRSYNEASLLDGSSRSSNTKKLLPNRNASLSTPRTTAVTVPRSAAKVSNPSSGRRRAQSENPLAQSVPNFSDLRKENTKPSSGAGKVTSHFQARNYARSKSNNEEIALGKDEQSRRSQSHRKSFAGPVDVSDVPALNSDDIGLAPLKFDKEQMGQSFNDKSLKNEEAKPFLWKGNGVGPGAGVKTAKFKASETFATPNGEESDEPEFEADDSMDMANEDEEDELETMAVDDSADMENGRSRLSQESDKLDNSGSEICDSLRSPSQVDPASVAELPAPMLTTFHTAVSLQESPGESPVSWNSRMHNTYSYPQETSDIDASMDSPVGSPASWNSHPLAQTGMDAARMRKKWGSAQKPFLVANATHNQPRRDMTKGIKRLLKFGRKSRGTDSLVDWISATTSEGDDDTEDGRDTASRSSEDLRKSRMGFPQGHPSDDGYNESELFNDQAPANFRLREDHLSGSSIKAPRSFFSLSSFRSKGSDNKPR comes from the exons ATGAAACCCGACAGGCTTCTTGATTATGCGGTGTTCCAATTGTCACCGAAACGTTCGAG ATGTGAATTGTTTGTTTCGAGCAACGGGAACTTGGAAAAGCTTGCTTCTGGATTAGTAAAGCCTTTTGTTACTCATTTAAAGGTGGCAGAAGAGCAGGTTGCACTGTCACTTCAATCAATTAAGCTTGAAGTtgaaaagtgtaaaaatgccgaGACTTGGTTCACAAAAGGAACACTTGAGAG GTTTGTGCGATTTGTTAGTACACCAGAGGTGTTGGAATTGGTGAACACATTGGATGCAGAGATGTCTCAGTTGGAAGCAGCTCGAAGAATATATTCAGAG GGGGTGGGAGATCAGCCTTCTGGCGCATTAG GTGGAGATGATGCAGGAACAATGGCAGCTGCTGATGCAACAAA GAAGGAGCTTTTAAGAGCTATTGATGTGCGTCTTATTGCAGTACAGCAGGACTTGGCAACAGCTTTCACTCGTTCATCTGCAGCTGGTTTTAACCCTGACACTGTGTCTGAACTCCAACAATTTGCAGATCGGTTTGGTGCTCATTGCTTGAA TGAGGCTTGTACCAAATTCATATCATTATGCCAGAGAAGACCAGAACTGATTGGCCCATGTCAATCAGGTATTAATGATCAGGTGGTTCGAGCCTCGTGGGGATCTGACATGTCAATCGATGACCTCGATGAAGACCAAAATGGGTTCCATGTTAATAGTAGGCCCCACAAACCTTGCCAAAATATGCACCAAGAACAACAACTACAACCAACCACAAAGCAGACCCAGCACCATATAGACCAATCAAAGCTAGCCACATCTCAACAGCCAAACCCTTCAAGTACTTCACAACAAAGTTCTCACGCTGAAAAcaaggaagaagagaagaaagaggaAGGGGTGACTGAGTCATCACCTAGTCAAGTCAGTCAACCGACTAGGCGGCTTAGTGTACAGGATAGAATCAATCTCTTCGAGAATAAACAGAAGGAGAGCTCAAGTTCTGGAGGCAAACCCGTTGCTGTTGGCAAATCTGTTGAACTGAGAAGACTTTCATCTGATGTATCAGCTGCTCCTGCAGTTGCTGAAAAGGCGGTGTTAAGAAGATGGAGTGGTGTGAGTGACATGAGCATTGACTTGGGTAATGATAAGAAGGATGGTAACCCAGATAATAGCCCTTTGTGCACACCCTCCTCATCTTCAGTGTCTCAAGGTAAAAACAATGTGTTTCAAGGCTTATCAGATGATACAGAACAAAAAGATGAAAAGGGTTTGAGTGACAAGGTTAATTCAGGTAAAGTGGAATCCACGAGTGGTCCTAATAAAGCAGCTGGTTCTGGGTTGAAAGATCCAGGAGAACTGCACTTGCAGGTTGGTAATCTTTTGGGGAAAGAAGAGGGTGTCGGGTTGAAGGGGTGGATAAATCAGAAGGATCAACTGGGATCACAGAACGGCCAATATCAGTCTTTTACAAGTAAGTCTGAGCAGGTTGAGCTGGATGATCAAGTTGCTTCTCAACAGAAGGTTAAGGGTTCCTTAACAGGAGAGAGGAGAGGTTTGGAGGTGCAGTCTCGAGTTTTTCCTGATAAGGCTGTGTTTGTGGGGGTTAAAAACCAGCTCACTCAGTCACAGGTTGGAGTTTTTGCAGATGAAGTGGGGGAGGCTACACCTGAGGGTGAATTAAAGAATAGAGTAGAGgctcaaaacaaagaacaatcaGTAAGAAAAGTGCGCCTTAGGGCTCCAGGTCACTCCCGAACATTATCGGCGCAGTTTGAAGGTGGTATTGGATTAAAAACAAAGGAGGCTCAGTATAAAAGCAGTGAAGGTGATCAGTACACTACTCAGCCACAGCTGCAGTGGAGATCTTTTACTGGGGAAGTTGAGGAAGTGGGAACAAAAGACATAGCATCAACTGAGAAGCAAATAAGCAAAATCGAGGGTTCTGGAGTGCCTAAGATGAAGTTTAAGAAACAGGTTGCAGTAGGATCTGAACAGAGCAAGAAGTCACAGGGTAGGAGGGAAGAAGGTGGTTCTGTTTATGCAAATAACAAGTCTGTTCCTGGTAAAAAGGTTCTTGAGAATGAAGAGAGTTTAACTACCCCAATGGCTTCAGTAGATCAAACTCCAAGGATAAGGCAGACTAGGGGAAACCAGGAGCTGAATGATGAGTTAAAAATGAAGGCAAATGAACTTGAAAAGCTTTTTGCAGAGCACAAACGTCGGGTTCCTGGTGATCAATTAAGTTCTGCAAGGAGAAGCAAGCCTGCTGATGAGCAGATTGAACAGGAAGGAAGCTCACAGTACAACAAGCCTGTGGCAGTAGATGTATCTCCTCTGCAGTTGCCTGACAAAAACTCAACATCTGAATCAGTGGGGAGCTTGAGTAATATTGCTAACTTTTGTACTCCTCCTACAAAGATGGTCAATAACCAGGACTGTGCTCATAGTTTGAGGCAGGATTTCTCTAGTATCAGCTTTTCAGGTGACTCTAGAGGAAAATTTTACGAAAAGTACATGCAAAAGAGAGATGCAAAGCTGAGGGAAGAATGGAGTTCAAAAAGGGCTGAGAAGGAAGCCAAATTGAAGGCTATGCAAGATATCCTTGAGCAAAGTAGAACTGAGATGAAGGCCAAGTTTTCTGGTACTGTTGATAGACGGGCTTCTATATCTAGTGCTCGTCGACAAGCAGAGAAAGGGAGGTCTTTCAATTTACGGTTGCAGAGGGAGCAG CATCCAATAAGTTCAATCCAGAGCGAAGAGGATGAAGATCTTCCTGAGTACTATGGACAGGATAGATCGTATAACGAGGCATCTTTACTTGATGGTTCTTCCAGGAGCTCCAACACTAAGAAGCTTTTGCCCAATAGAAATGCCTCTCTATCCACTCCTCGCACCACAGCAGTCACAGTTCCACGCTCAGCAGCTAAAGTTTCGAATCCCAGTTCTGGAAGGCGAAGAGCACAATCTGAAAATCCTCTTGCCCAGTCAGTTCCCAACTTTTCTGATCTCAGAAAAGAAAATACAAAGCCCTCTTCTGGAGCTGGCAAGGTGACGAGCCATTTCCAAGCGAGAAACTATGCTCGTAGCAAGAGTAATAATGAAGAGATTGCTCTTGGCAAGGATGAACAGTCTCGACGGTCTCAGTCCCATAGGAAAAGCTTCGCTGGTCCTGTAGATGTTTCAGATGTGCCAGCCTTGAACTCTGATGACATAGGTTTGGCACCTTTGAAATTTGATAAAGAGCAGATGGGCCAGAGCTTCAATGACAAATCTCTGAAGAATGAGGAAGCAAAGCCTTTCCTCTGGAAAGGTAATGGTGTTGGTCCTGGTGCTGGAGTAAAAACTGCAAAGTTCAAAGCATCAGAGACATTTGCGACTCCAAATGGCGAAGAATCCGATGAGCCAGAATTTGAAGCAGATGATTCTATGGATATGGCCAATGAAGACGAAGAGGACGAGCTTGAAACTATGGCTGTTGATGATTCTGCTGACATGGAAAATGGAAGATCAAGACTGAGCCAGGAATCAGATAAATTAGATAATTCGGGGTCGGAGATTTGTGATTCCTTGAGGTCTCCTTCTCAGGTTGACCCTGCATCAGTTGCCGAACTGCCTGCTCCAATGCTCACTACATTCCATACTGCAGTATCCCTGCAGGAGTCACCAGGAGAAAGTCCCGTGTCCTGGAATTCACGCATGCACAATACATATTCTTATCCCCAGGAGACTTCAGATATTGATGCCTCCATGGATTCCCCAGTTGGGAGCCCTGCATCTTGGAATTCTCACCCTCTTGCTCAAACAGGGATGGATGCTGCTCGAATGAGAAAGAAATGGGGAAGTGCTCAGAAACCATTTCTTGTTGCTAATGCAACCCATAATCAGCCACGTAGGGATATGACAAAAGGGATCAAAAGGTTATTGAAATTTGGACGAAAAAGCCGTGGGACAGACAGTTTGGTGGACTGGATATCTGCTACAACTTCTGAGGGAGATGATGACACTGAGGATGGCAGGGATACTGCAAGTCGTTCATCCGAAGACTTGAGGAAGTCGAGAATGGGATTTCCGCAGGGCCACCCTTCTGATGATGGCTACAATGAAAGTGAACTGTTCAATGATCAGG CACCTGCGAACTTCAGATTAAGGGAAGATCATTTGTCAGGAAGCTCCATAAAAG CACCGCGATCATTCTTTTCACTCTCATCATTCCGAAGCAAGGGTAGCGACAACAAGCCTAGATAA